One Endozoicomonas gorgoniicola DNA window includes the following coding sequences:
- a CDS encoding ISL3 family transposase has product MRDKQLYSQILGIESPWFVSEVELSLQDQQVRVFIEHNGKKACKCSVCDKPCSGYDHITQKWRHLDTCQFQTILVARVPRTQCPEHKVLAINVPWAESDSRYTALFEALVIDWLKEATTKAVARQMKLGWNAIDGIQQRAVKRGLARRDAKPPKRIAVDETSFQKHHEYVTVVTDHDQGVVIHVSDDRKSDSLNEYFDTLPYDHKEGIECVTMDMSKAYIKSVSENVPDADQKIAFDKFHVAQSLGKAVNKVRIEENKALVNQGVELLKGTRYDWLTNPENMSEEQWDNFEPLRNSTLKTARAWAIRQMAMSLWNYKSRAWAIKAWKRWLCWAQRCRLEPIKEVARTVKEHLWGIINAIVLEANNGRAEGVNSKIQSLKNRACGFRNRERYKTAIYFHLGGLDLYPTGVHR; this is encoded by the coding sequence ATGCGTGATAAGCAACTCTATTCTCAAATACTGGGTATTGAGTCTCCTTGGTTCGTTTCTGAAGTTGAATTGTCATTACAGGATCAACAGGTTCGGGTATTCATTGAACACAATGGTAAAAAGGCCTGCAAATGCAGTGTTTGCGATAAGCCCTGCTCTGGCTACGACCACATCACTCAGAAGTGGCGTCATCTGGATACCTGTCAGTTTCAGACTATTCTAGTTGCCAGGGTTCCACGGACCCAGTGCCCTGAGCATAAGGTGTTAGCCATCAATGTGCCCTGGGCTGAATCTGACTCTCGATATACAGCTCTGTTTGAAGCCCTTGTTATTGACTGGCTAAAGGAGGCAACTACGAAGGCAGTTGCACGACAAATGAAGCTTGGTTGGAATGCCATAGACGGTATTCAGCAGCGTGCAGTGAAGAGAGGACTGGCTCGTCGTGATGCTAAGCCACCAAAACGAATCGCTGTTGATGAAACCTCATTTCAAAAGCATCATGAATACGTCACAGTGGTCACTGACCACGACCAAGGCGTTGTTATTCACGTTTCTGATGACCGTAAAAGTGACAGTCTCAACGAGTACTTTGACACACTGCCCTATGACCATAAAGAGGGGATCGAATGCGTGACGATGGACATGTCCAAGGCTTACATCAAGTCAGTCAGTGAGAATGTTCCAGACGCAGATCAGAAGATTGCATTTGATAAGTTTCACGTTGCTCAGTCTCTGGGTAAAGCTGTCAACAAGGTTCGGATAGAAGAGAACAAAGCCCTTGTAAACCAAGGTGTAGAGCTGCTTAAGGGGACTCGCTACGACTGGCTGACTAACCCTGAAAACATGTCTGAAGAGCAGTGGGATAACTTCGAACCACTGAGAAACTCGACACTTAAAACAGCTCGCGCCTGGGCCATCCGGCAAATGGCAATGAGCTTATGGAATTACAAGTCCAGAGCTTGGGCAATCAAGGCCTGGAAGAGGTGGCTATGCTGGGCGCAGAGATGTCGGCTTGAGCCCATAAAAGAAGTTGCCAGAACGGTCAAAGAGCACTTGTGGGGTATCATCAACGCTATTGTCCTTGAGGCTAATAACGGTCGAGCAGAGGGAGTGAACAGCAAGATTCAGAGTTTGAAGAATCGGGCTTGTGGCTTTCGAAACCGTGAAAGATATAAGACAGCGATCTACTTTCATCTTGGAGGCTTGGACTTGTACCCCACTGGCGTACATCGTTGA